The candidate division KSB1 bacterium genome includes a window with the following:
- a CDS encoding DNRLRE domain-containing protein has protein sequence MRHLCAAIGVAMVVFAIGCTRNEKLPYGIALLDRVDVGGVKQVEISPPVAEATYERGGVTTGKSPFLLVGQAEGYRTAFVVRFAALPDSSVVDRATLWLSPASYRGEPGQVELSVHQVVAGWGEESVTWDSLVGPNGPQVGWGTVVAGDSLRVGLSIDPALVQAWIDSTAPNYGLYVTGTGQTIVEFHSRQATDTTRYPKLELSYVRKGVAGTTLIRPDRDAFLVTHEGDAPQGRLMIANGTGWRILLKFSLDSIPRDATINRARLELWLDQTSTKLRETGMAIAGRPVVSDTWDPASIAVDTTMSVPVAAIVPASEKITFSVSSEISDFTAMVQAWTSGRLPNRGLMLYSTGEGLDISEAVVYASGAVEARPPRLLVEYTLPPRP, from the coding sequence ATGAGACATTTGTGTGCCGCGATAGGGGTGGCGATGGTGGTATTCGCCATCGGGTGCACGAGAAACGAAAAGCTTCCCTACGGCATTGCCCTCCTGGATCGAGTCGACGTCGGCGGCGTGAAGCAGGTGGAGATCTCGCCACCCGTCGCTGAGGCCACATACGAGCGAGGGGGCGTGACTACTGGGAAGAGCCCCTTTCTGCTTGTGGGCCAGGCCGAAGGCTATCGGACGGCTTTTGTGGTGCGCTTTGCCGCACTGCCGGATAGCTCGGTGGTCGACCGCGCGACGCTCTGGCTCTCGCCCGCGTCCTATCGCGGGGAACCCGGTCAAGTTGAGCTTTCGGTGCACCAAGTCGTTGCGGGCTGGGGCGAAGAGTCGGTGACGTGGGATAGCCTTGTTGGGCCAAACGGTCCACAGGTGGGGTGGGGCACAGTGGTGGCTGGTGATTCGCTGCGGGTGGGCCTGTCGATTGACCCCGCACTGGTACAAGCGTGGATCGATAGCACCGCGCCAAACTACGGGCTCTACGTGACCGGCACCGGCCAGACCATTGTTGAGTTTCACTCCAGACAAGCGACGGATACGACGCGCTATCCCAAGCTGGAACTGAGTTACGTGCGCAAGGGCGTTGCCGGCACAACCTTGATCCGACCAGATCGCGATGCCTTCCTTGTGACTCACGAGGGGGACGCGCCACAAGGCCGATTGATGATTGCCAATGGGACGGGCTGGCGCATCCTGCTCAAATTCTCTCTGGACTCCATTCCAAGAGATGCGACCATCAACCGCGCGCGGCTTGAGCTGTGGTTGGATCAAACCTCTACCAAATTGCGTGAGACTGGGATGGCAATTGCAGGAAGGCCGGTGGTAAGTGATACGTGGGACCCCGCTTCCATTGCTGTGGACACGACGATGAGCGTGCCTGTGGCGGCAATTGTCCCGGCCAGCGAAAAGATAACGTTTTCGGTGTCCAGTGAGATTAGCGATTTCACCGCCATGGTACAGGCGTGGACGTCGGGCAGATTGCCGAACCGTGGCCTGATGCTTTACTCCACTGGTGAGGGACTGGATATTTCGGAGGCCGTGGTGTATGCATCTGGGGCTGTC